One stretch of Eggerthella lenta DSM 2243 DNA includes these proteins:
- a CDS encoding biotin transporter BioY, translating into MEANKVKQGSMGASRTRSIAFVALTIALLGVSAWVSIPIGPVMLTLQMFAVMFAIMVLTPKQCMASIAGYLALGAIGLPMFSGMRGGIGMLMGPTGGYLWGFLLAAVVALLVREGLRRAIGEKGVSGPMAIVVDMVACLAFIIVTYVCGCFQYAAVVGVDLAAAFMVTIAPFAVPDLLKAVAAVLCARAVLRALPKR; encoded by the coding sequence ATGGAAGCAAACAAGGTGAAACAGGGTTCTATGGGGGCATCGCGCACGCGCTCGATCGCGTTCGTCGCGTTGACTATCGCCCTTTTGGGCGTGTCCGCATGGGTGTCCATCCCGATCGGGCCGGTGATGCTGACGCTGCAGATGTTCGCGGTCATGTTCGCAATTATGGTGCTCACGCCGAAGCAGTGTATGGCTTCTATCGCCGGCTACCTGGCGCTAGGAGCTATCGGTTTGCCGATGTTCTCAGGCATGCGCGGCGGTATCGGCATGTTGATGGGACCGACGGGCGGATACCTGTGGGGATTTCTGCTGGCTGCGGTGGTTGCGCTGCTCGTTCGCGAGGGTCTGAGGCGTGCGATCGGCGAGAAGGGGGTTTCGGGTCCGATGGCGATCGTGGTCGACATGGTGGCCTGCTTGGCGTTCATCATCGTGACGTACGTGTGCGGATGCTTCCAGTACGCTGCTGTGGTAGGCGTCGATTTGGCGGCGGCTTTCATGGTGACTATCGCGCCCTTCGCCGTGCCCGACTTGCTGAAGGCGGTGGCCGCTGTGCTATGCGCTCGCGCTGTGCTTCGAGCTCTGCCCAAGCGGTAG
- a CDS encoding MATE family efflux transporter has product MESEATNPSLDLNEERAGAPIGKDPKRTGRDDKVSRMGTASIPRLIVEFAIPSILGMLVNGAYNVIDSVFLGQAMGEIGLATATVAMPIMTVFMAIAMLVGNGGNALAALRMGEGNRVEAERSLGNTVCLSLVFAVIVAVLMHIPACVNALLGVSGATAEDWEYARSFIQIISLGFVFQCIGMGVNNFIRTAGAPNRALGTMIIGAVSCTVFNFLFVMVLGWGVQGSALATVCGQAISCATVLWYFIVTKNVPMKLHLHYLPLHLRTVRLILSLGLASFAVQAGMAVVNFVLNNLLNMYGAMSPLGAEGALASIGVVQRVAMFAVLPLIGVSIAIQPLLGFNYGAHLFERVKKTLWYGIFGATGIGLALWALVHLFPEQIVGFFGITNESLRDFTVFALKVQLLMLPFIGFQIVGSNYFQATGQPLKSIFLSLTRQILFLVPLLIVLPMVLPSWFPQFVSLDALYFATPAADFLAIFTTVVFIVLEMGRLKKLESGELKAKF; this is encoded by the coding sequence ATGGAATCAGAAGCAACGAACCCCTCTCTCGACCTCAATGAAGAACGTGCCGGAGCACCGATCGGCAAAGATCCGAAGCGCACCGGCCGCGACGATAAAGTCAGCCGCATGGGTACGGCGTCCATTCCGCGGCTTATCGTGGAATTCGCCATCCCTTCTATCCTGGGCATGCTGGTCAACGGTGCGTACAACGTCATCGACTCCGTCTTCCTGGGGCAGGCCATGGGCGAGATCGGCCTTGCCACCGCCACGGTGGCCATGCCCATCATGACGGTGTTCATGGCCATCGCCATGCTCGTGGGCAACGGCGGTAATGCGCTGGCAGCGTTGCGCATGGGCGAGGGCAACCGGGTGGAGGCCGAGCGTAGCCTGGGCAACACGGTGTGCCTGTCTCTCGTGTTCGCGGTGATCGTGGCCGTGCTCATGCATATTCCCGCCTGCGTCAATGCGCTGCTCGGCGTGTCGGGCGCCACGGCGGAGGATTGGGAGTACGCTCGCTCGTTCATCCAGATCATCTCGCTGGGCTTCGTGTTCCAGTGCATCGGCATGGGCGTGAACAACTTCATCCGTACGGCCGGCGCACCGAACCGCGCGCTGGGCACCATGATCATCGGCGCGGTATCGTGCACGGTGTTCAACTTCCTGTTCGTCATGGTGCTGGGCTGGGGCGTGCAGGGCAGCGCGCTGGCCACGGTGTGCGGCCAGGCCATCTCGTGCGCCACGGTGCTGTGGTACTTCATCGTTACGAAGAACGTTCCTATGAAGCTGCATCTGCACTACTTGCCGCTGCATCTGCGCACGGTGCGGCTGATTCTGTCGCTGGGTCTGGCCAGCTTCGCCGTACAGGCGGGCATGGCCGTGGTGAACTTCGTGCTGAACAATCTGCTGAACATGTACGGCGCCATGAGCCCGCTGGGAGCCGAGGGGGCGCTCGCGTCTATCGGCGTGGTGCAGCGCGTGGCCATGTTCGCGGTGCTGCCGCTGATCGGCGTGTCCATCGCCATCCAACCGCTGCTGGGCTTCAACTACGGCGCGCACCTGTTCGAACGCGTGAAGAAGACGCTATGGTACGGCATCTTCGGGGCGACGGGCATCGGTTTGGCGCTGTGGGCGCTCGTGCACCTGTTCCCCGAGCAGATCGTCGGGTTCTTCGGCATCACGAACGAATCACTGCGCGACTTCACGGTGTTCGCCCTCAAGGTGCAGCTGCTCATGCTGCCCTTCATCGGCTTCCAGATCGTGGGCTCGAATTACTTCCAGGCAACCGGGCAGCCGCTCAAGTCCATCTTCTTGTCGCTGACGCGCCAGATACTGTTCCTGGTGCCGCTGCTCATCGTGCTGCCGATGGTGCTGCCCAGCTGGTTCCCGCAGTTCGTCAGCCTCGACGCGCTGTACTTCGCCACCCCCGCGGCCGACTTCCTGGCCATCTTCACCACGGTGGTGTTCATCGTCTTAGAGATGGGACGCTTGAAGAAGCTCGAGAGCGGAGAACTGAAAGCGAAGTTCTAA
- a CDS encoding cytochrome c3 family protein → MSRSTLRLDIMIALVAVALVAVFAIAGCAPQQADSGSSEGTKTQTVSSEAGAYVSDEQCLSCHGGSYEALAERTADLGDWNPHDSLHGGYNACVNCHEKDKEITFNYCENCHVYAPDEEVLY, encoded by the coding sequence ATGAGTCGGTCTACCTTGCGTCTGGACATTATGATTGCCCTCGTGGCGGTTGCGTTGGTGGCGGTGTTCGCGATAGCGGGTTGTGCGCCGCAACAGGCCGATTCCGGGTCGAGCGAGGGTACGAAGACCCAAACGGTGTCGAGCGAGGCGGGCGCCTACGTTTCCGACGAGCAGTGTCTCAGCTGCCATGGCGGTAGCTACGAAGCGCTTGCCGAGCGCACTGCTGACCTGGGTGATTGGAATCCGCATGATTCCCTGCACGGCGGCTACAATGCATGCGTGAACTGCCACGAGAAGGACAAAGAGATCACGTTCAACTACTGCGAGAACTGCCATGTGTACGCGCCTGACGAAGAGGTGCTGTACTAG
- a CDS encoding FAD-binding protein, producing the protein MEQARLSRRDFLRGAGLTGAAAAGMLAFPGAGKAFADDGAADAQSTEATDSGNEYSKALGDDASLCPLRKADFPGPRGPIAFEDRDIAESEISSTEECEVLIIGAGIGGLMGSLKAAEEGAKVITLEKMTEGRSAWESFGAVGAKFQKEQGIDIDPAQLRDEIYRAADWRVDPCSIETYVNRSGEVADFWQDMLDKGGSGWQLYKFDQAPNYNGFPVIDSYVNFKMPEGISTTWLFGLYVCKELRAVAETYDNLEIRYEMPAVQLIREDGGRVIGCIAKNGDGYVRINASKGVLLATGGYDANPEMMQAWVRPEDYESSVWWNPSWGTTGDGHMMGLSIGADMDSLPHPVMNFSNATPSTFVEKRVYFPGAMNYSIIVTEEGKRFVNENQARQYMSNAINVQKRRGHQCFHIFDQAMIASALEKEPSAEKQLERDEAKGHLFRASSLGELASKAGIDAAALEETVARYNSFFEDGLERDPDYYRYTGNNKPFTGETYYALVTNSVILATVGGLTINGDTQVLDKDGKVIEGLYATGNVSGNFYAGNYPRHIPGTSVGRAATFGYVAVEHMLKGGQA; encoded by the coding sequence ATGGAACAAGCCAGATTGTCACGGCGAGACTTTCTCAGAGGAGCGGGGTTAACCGGAGCTGCGGCAGCGGGCATGCTCGCGTTTCCCGGAGCAGGCAAGGCGTTTGCGGACGACGGGGCTGCCGATGCGCAATCAACGGAGGCGACGGATTCAGGCAACGAGTATTCCAAGGCTCTGGGTGACGATGCGTCGCTGTGCCCTCTGCGCAAGGCTGATTTTCCCGGTCCGCGCGGGCCGATCGCGTTCGAGGATCGTGATATCGCCGAATCTGAGATCAGCTCTACCGAGGAGTGCGAGGTTCTCATCATCGGCGCCGGCATCGGCGGGCTGATGGGCAGTTTGAAGGCGGCCGAGGAGGGCGCGAAGGTCATCACGTTGGAGAAGATGACCGAGGGACGCTCGGCGTGGGAGAGTTTCGGCGCGGTGGGCGCGAAGTTCCAAAAGGAGCAGGGGATTGATATCGATCCTGCTCAGCTGCGCGATGAGATCTACCGTGCTGCGGATTGGCGCGTCGACCCCTGCTCCATCGAAACGTACGTGAACCGGTCGGGCGAAGTAGCCGATTTCTGGCAGGATATGCTCGACAAGGGTGGTTCGGGTTGGCAGCTGTACAAGTTCGACCAGGCGCCGAACTACAACGGTTTCCCCGTCATCGACAGCTACGTCAACTTCAAGATGCCCGAGGGTATCAGCACTACGTGGCTGTTCGGCCTGTACGTGTGCAAGGAGCTGCGCGCGGTTGCCGAAACCTACGACAACCTGGAGATTCGCTATGAGATGCCCGCCGTGCAGCTCATCCGCGAAGACGGCGGTCGTGTGATCGGCTGCATCGCTAAGAACGGCGACGGATACGTGCGCATCAACGCATCCAAGGGCGTGTTGCTGGCCACGGGCGGCTACGACGCGAACCCTGAGATGATGCAAGCGTGGGTGCGCCCTGAAGACTACGAGTCCTCTGTGTGGTGGAATCCCAGCTGGGGAACCACAGGCGACGGCCACATGATGGGCCTCAGTATCGGCGCGGACATGGACTCATTGCCGCATCCGGTCATGAACTTCAGCAACGCCACCCCGTCCACGTTCGTCGAGAAGCGCGTGTACTTCCCCGGCGCTATGAACTACTCGATCATCGTCACCGAAGAGGGCAAGCGCTTTGTGAACGAGAACCAAGCGCGCCAGTACATGTCGAACGCCATCAACGTGCAGAAGCGCCGCGGCCATCAGTGTTTCCATATCTTCGACCAGGCTATGATCGCCTCTGCGTTGGAGAAGGAGCCGAGCGCCGAGAAACAGCTTGAGCGCGACGAGGCCAAGGGCCATCTGTTCCGCGCTTCGTCCTTGGGCGAGCTAGCGTCTAAGGCGGGCATCGACGCCGCCGCCCTTGAGGAAACGGTGGCGCGCTACAACAGCTTCTTCGAGGACGGCTTGGAGCGCGACCCCGACTACTACCGTTACACGGGCAACAACAAGCCTTTCACGGGTGAGACGTACTATGCCTTGGTCACGAACAGCGTCATCCTTGCCACGGTGGGCGGCCTCACCATCAACGGCGACACCCAGGTGCTGGACAAGGACGGCAAGGTTATTGAAGGACTCTATGCCACGGGCAACGTGTCGGGCAACTTCTACGCAGGCAACTACCCGCGCCATATTCCCGGCACGTCGGTGGGTCGTGCGGCGACGTTCGGCTACGTGGCGGTAGAGCATATGTTGAAAGGAGGCCAGGCATGA
- a CDS encoding MerR family transcriptional regulator translates to MYRMKEFSAMTGLPQSKIRFYEKHGLILSDRQENGYRVFTPEDAFKSNAFRVLLQYGFSIDEAVAMLDAKQGTEEFERSLLHQQEKLMHEADLIAYRLRRLESTLGAIQSEPGLEFELVDAADQVYINSSYGRDFHVSLEHEKTISQYYNLLSITSCARIIKRDDLLDNRPTVNPDYVMTMPEHESYRLDEGARKQVKRLCLGKCIRFRRQATRTESVQKETFTSLFEHLDSHGYRVRNDIILFPSFLNLDGFGSDIETLYVPVS, encoded by the coding sequence ATGTACCGGATGAAGGAATTCTCGGCCATGACAGGCCTGCCGCAATCGAAGATCCGTTTCTACGAGAAGCACGGCTTGATTCTCTCGGATCGTCAGGAAAACGGTTACCGAGTATTCACCCCCGAAGATGCCTTCAAATCAAACGCATTTCGTGTGCTGCTGCAATACGGGTTCAGCATCGATGAAGCGGTCGCTATGCTCGACGCGAAACAAGGCACAGAAGAGTTCGAGCGGTCACTGCTGCATCAACAAGAAAAGCTCATGCACGAAGCCGACCTGATCGCGTACCGACTAAGACGGCTTGAAAGCACCCTTGGCGCGATACAGTCTGAACCTGGTTTAGAGTTCGAACTGGTGGATGCCGCCGATCAGGTGTACATCAACTCTTCATACGGACGAGACTTCCATGTCTCGCTCGAGCACGAGAAAACGATCTCGCAGTATTACAACCTTCTGAGCATCACCAGCTGTGCACGCATCATCAAGCGAGACGACCTGCTGGACAACCGCCCAACGGTCAACCCCGACTATGTCATGACCATGCCCGAACACGAGAGCTACCGCCTTGACGAAGGGGCGCGAAAGCAGGTAAAGCGCCTCTGCTTGGGAAAATGCATTCGCTTTAGAAGACAAGCGACCCGAACGGAAAGCGTGCAGAAGGAAACGTTCACGAGCCTGTTCGAACACCTCGACAGCCACGGTTATCGAGTGAGGAACGACATCATCCTCTTCCCCTCCTTCCTCAATCTCGACGGATTCGGAAGCGACATCGAAACTCTGTACGTGCCCGTCAGCTGA
- a CDS encoding 3-oxoacyl-ACP synthase III family protein, whose translation MGSTIIGCGKSLPKLEVANDELKALVDTNDEWISTRTGIRSRHVAVEETATDLAEAAARQALGLADGGWREDGEAIDPASIDLVIYATITPDVLVPSAAGLLRRRLGLENAIAFDLNAACTGFVYGLTVAECMMAGSTAGAPGAAGRNPVRRALVVGAERLTRVTGWSDRNTCVLFGDGAGAAVLEWNENRPGIMSSFITNADDDTNALTCSFAYDAPLPFDIDGASPEAPEDASLSRIDAELGITEFVDAGEPRQVLRMDGPKVFKFAAEAMTTAVHEALDRANLTLDDVACIVPHQANERIIKYAAKKLGRPMDFFQLSIDHTGNTSAASLPMALCDAYNAGRIRRGDKVVLVAFGGGFTSGAVLLEA comes from the coding sequence ATGGGCAGCACGATCATCGGATGCGGAAAGTCCCTCCCGAAGCTGGAAGTGGCCAACGACGAGCTGAAAGCGCTCGTCGACACGAACGACGAATGGATCAGCACGCGCACGGGCATCAGATCGCGCCACGTTGCCGTCGAGGAAACCGCTACCGATCTGGCCGAAGCCGCTGCCCGCCAAGCGCTGGGTCTTGCCGACGGCGGCTGGCGCGAGGACGGCGAGGCCATCGACCCCGCTTCCATCGACCTCGTCATCTACGCCACCATCACGCCCGACGTGCTGGTGCCCTCGGCCGCCGGGCTGCTGCGCCGCCGCCTGGGTCTCGAGAACGCCATTGCGTTCGACCTGAACGCCGCCTGCACGGGCTTCGTGTACGGCCTGACCGTGGCCGAGTGCATGATGGCCGGTTCGACCGCCGGAGCGCCCGGTGCCGCGGGCCGCAACCCCGTTCGCCGCGCGCTCGTGGTGGGAGCCGAGCGCCTGACGCGCGTGACGGGCTGGAGCGACCGTAACACCTGCGTGCTGTTCGGCGACGGCGCTGGCGCGGCGGTGCTGGAGTGGAACGAGAACCGACCTGGCATCATGAGCAGCTTCATCACGAACGCCGACGACGACACGAACGCGCTCACCTGCTCGTTTGCCTACGACGCCCCGTTGCCGTTCGACATCGACGGCGCGTCGCCCGAAGCCCCCGAAGACGCATCGCTCTCCCGTATCGATGCCGAGCTGGGCATTACCGAATTCGTCGACGCGGGCGAACCGCGCCAGGTATTGCGCATGGACGGCCCCAAGGTGTTCAAGTTCGCCGCCGAGGCCATGACCACGGCCGTGCACGAGGCGCTCGACCGCGCAAACCTCACGCTGGATGACGTCGCCTGCATCGTGCCCCACCAGGCGAACGAGCGCATCATCAAGTACGCCGCCAAGAAGCTGGGGCGCCCGATGGATTTCTTCCAGCTGTCCATCGACCACACTGGCAACACGTCGGCCGCCAGCCTGCCTATGGCTCTATGCGACGCGTACAACGCCGGCCGCATCAGGCGCGGCGACAAGGTAGTGCTCGTCGCATTCGGCGGCGGCTTCACCTCCGGCGCGGTGCTGCTGGAAGCGTAA